A single region of the Tigriopus californicus strain San Diego chromosome 8, Tcal_SD_v2.1, whole genome shotgun sequence genome encodes:
- the LOC131885892 gene encoding probable 3',5'-cyclic phosphodiesterase pde-5 isoform X2: MRLSHIHHDEWARHAAQTPETDAMFQVSITISSLQDNHGAQNDPITTTASSSNDEYGSDRLPPLALGLSEPNPSSKISRSRHSNRLRSKSPASTGYSLPNKGLEAHNRFHYNCCDQGKGPSQEDVKAKSLDNIARRRRARINYRTTTPEPDPLSRNALIGNGGSGPYRRNSSTMMLRDQVSTYLNEHPDFLEKYVLNHVSKETVGDWWSKLKSKSNGSKGQPLRRVSINFLEEITDKLRTQEDKVTKENLLFELTSNVAKVIGAEKFHVYCVNEETQELRRYGIDNDLNGSESVQKIGSGTTMAAHVAKTHQTLRGTTSLSDPRFPHGIQDFDEDYHVLVVPVRDLDYDQSVMAVIEFVREASEAGFEASDEDIVESYLAWGKIALSHGDICSNSVKQRKLQSFLLTVVKSIFTEMISMDSLIIKIMNFAQHLVAADRASLFLVDSKTNQLYARIFDIHKQDSSDALDTLDHSTNKDDNDIAREIRFPVGVGIAGYVAETGETLCVTEAYNDPRFNKSIDEQTGYHTRNILCMPISIRGQVIGVVQMVNKMDGNFTKEDEESFRFFSIYCGLALHHAKLYDKIRRSEQKYKVALEVLSYHNGSSALEVETIIQEPIPLQDPLISSFTFYALNMDDMEKVRKALFMFIDLFGLERFEYETLVRFIITVKKNYRQVAYHNWAHGFHVANSIYSILKASTGVFKPLECLAMFIGAICHDLDHRGFNNKFMIDVGSPLAAIYSTSTMEHHHFNMTVNILNQENHNIFAKLNPDEYKQVLGNIKHCILATDLALFFPNKARLTNILKDDAFSWDLPDHRMIVEALVMTASDLCSSSKPWDLQLATVTVIYEEFYSQHPLQGDREKREGRVPVPIMNRKYEDQQSLHQVGFIGGICLPCYDLLVKVLPNTAPMQEQCTYNLNVWKSKAEERKNQLEAKEENPEENKEKVEESTKEE; encoded by the exons ATGAGACTTTCTCATATTCATCAC GACGAATGGGCACGACATGCGGCGCAAACGCCTGAAACCGATGCTATG TTTCAGGTGTCCATCACCATCAGCTCGTTACAAGACAACCATGGGGCTCAGAATGATCCAATAACCACCACCGCCAGCTCCTCCAACGATGAGTACGGATCGGATCGCTTGCCCCCGTTGGCGCTTGGATTGAGCG AGCCCAATCCCTCGAGTAAGATTTCAAGATCTCGTCACTCAAATCGACTCCGATCCAAAAGTCCGGCCTCCACCGGTTACTCACTTCCCAATAAAGGTTTGGAAG CCCACAATCGGTTCCACTATAATTGCTGTGATCAGGGCAAAGGCCCGTCGCAAGAGGATGTAAAGGCCAAAAGTTTGGATAACATTGCTCGAAGAAGACGAGCCCGAATTAATTATCGAACAACCACACCCGAACCCGACCCATTATCTA GAAACGCATTGATCGGGAACGGAGGCAGTGGTCCATATCGAAGAAATAGCTCAA CCATGATGCTCAGAGATCAAGTCTCGACTTATCTTAACGAGCATCCTGACTTCTTGGAGAAGTACGTCCTCAACCACGTGTCTAAAGAAACGGTAGGGGATTGGTGGTCCAAGCtgaaatccaaatccaatggGAGCAAAGGCCAACCTTTACGCCGAGTGTCAATCAACTTCTTGGAAGAAATCACCGACAAGCTCCGCACGCAGGAAGATAAAGTTACCAAAGAGAACCTTCTCTTCGAATTAACCTCAAATGTGGCCAAAGTGATTGGAGCCGAGAAGTTCCATGTGTACTGCGTGAACGAGGAAACGCAAGAACTTAGACGCTATGGGATCGACAATGACCTTAATGGCAG TGAGTCTGTGCAGAAAATTGGATCGGGGACCACAATGGCTGCCCACGTGGCCAAAACACATCAGACATTGCGAGGGACCACATCCCTGAGCGATCCTCGATTTCCACATGGGATTCAAGACTTCGACGAGGACTATCATGTTTTGGTTGTCCCTGTCAGAGACCTCGATTACGATCAATCCGTGATGGCGGTGATCGAGTTTGTCCGTGAGGCATCTGAAGCTGGGTTCGAAGCCAGTGACGAAGATATTGTGGAATCGTACTTAGCTTGGGGCAAGATCGCCTTGAGTCATGGCgatatttgttccaattccGTCAAACAGAGAAAACTTCAATCGTTCTTACTCACCGTTGTCAA GTCAATCTTCACAGAAATGATTAGTATGGATTCATTaatcatcaaaatcatgaatttCGCCCAACATTTAGTGGCCGCCGATCGAGCGTCACTGTTCCTCGTCGATTCGAAAACCAATCAACTTTACGCACGGATCTTTGATATTCACAAGCAAGACAGCAGCGATGCATTGGACACCCTTGATCATTCTACCAATAAAGACGACAATGACATTGCCAGAGAAATTAG ATTCCCCGTGGGAGTGGGGATCGCTGGTTATGTGGCAGAAACTGGAGAGACTTTATGCGTGACTGAAGCATACAACGACCCACGATTCAATAAAAGCATCGACGAGCAAACTGGCTACCACACCCGAAATATCCTTTGTATGCCCATTTCTATTCGAGGACAAGTGATTGGTGTCGTTCAGATGGTCAATAAAATGGATGGCAACTTTACAAAG GAGGATGAAGAGAGCTTTCGGTTCTTCTCGATATATTGTGGCTTAGCTCTTCATCATGCGAAATTGTACGACAAAATTCGTCGATCCGAGCAAAAATATAAAGTGGCATTGGAAGTGCTCTCCTACCATAATGGATCATCTGCACTGGAAGTCGAGACCATCATTCAGGAGCCGATTCCTTTGCAAGATCCCCTCATTTCCAG TTTCACGTTCTACGCTTTGAATATGGACGATATGGAGAAGGTTCGCAAAGCCCTTTTCATGTTCATTGATCTCTTCGGATTGGAACGTTTCGAATACGAGACCCTTGTGCGATTCATCATCACGGTCAAAAAGAACTACCGCCAAGTAGCCTACCACAATTGGGCCCATGGGTTCCACGTGGCGAACAGTATCTACAGCATACTCAAAGCTTCCACGGGGGTCTTCAAGCCACTTGAA TGCTTGGCCATGTTCATCGGAGCCATTTGTCATGATTTGGACCATCGAGGGTTCAACAACAAGTTCATGATCGATGTGGGATCACCTTTGGCGGCTATTTATTCCACCTCAACCATGGAACATCATCATTTCAATATGACCGTGAACATTCTGAACCAG GAAAATCATAacatatttgcaaaattaaaCCCTGACGAGTACAAGCAAGTTTTAGGAAACATTAAACATTGTATCCTGGCCACAGATTTGGCCTTGTTCTTCCCCAACAAGGCCAGGTTGACCAATATTCTCAAAGACGATGCGTTTTCTTGGGATCTACCAGATCACAG AATGATCGTCGAGGCACTCGTGATGACCGCCAGTGACTTGTGCTCGAGCTCCAAGCCTTGGGATCTTCAACTCGCCACGGTCACTGTGATTTACGAGGAGTTTTATAGTCAG CACCCATTACAGGGAGATCGGGAGAAACGGGAAGGTCGGGTTCCTGTCCCAATTATGAACCGAAAGTATGAGGACCAGCAATCGTTACATCAA GTTGGCTTTATCGGTGGAATTTGCTTGCCTTGCTATGACCTGTTGGTTAAAGTTTTACCTAACACGGCTCCCATGCAAGAGCAATGTACTTATAACCTCAATGTGTGGAAATCCAAGGCTGAAGAGCGAAAGAACCAACTGGAGGCCAAGGAAGAGAATCCGGAAGAAAATAAGGAAAAAGTGGAGGAATCAACGAAAGaggaatga
- the LOC131885892 gene encoding probable 3',5'-cyclic phosphodiesterase pde-5 isoform X3 — translation MPSSHGLVPSICRSRPMRGRMSSSFRSEVSITISSLQDNHGAQNDPITTTASSSNDEYGSDRLPPLALGLSEPNPSSKISRSRHSNRLRSKSPASTGYSLPNKAHNRFHYNCCDQGKGPSQEDVKAKSLDNIARRRRARINYRTTTPEPDPLSRNALIGNGGSGPYRRNSSTMMLRDQVSTYLNEHPDFLEKYVLNHVSKETVGDWWSKLKSKSNGSKGQPLRRVSINFLEEITDKLRTQEDKVTKENLLFELTSNVAKVIGAEKFHVYCVNEETQELRRYGIDNDLNGSESVQKIGSGTTMAAHVAKTHQTLRGTTSLSDPRFPHGIQDFDEDYHVLVVPVRDLDYDQSVMAVIEFVREASEAGFEASDEDIVESYLAWGKIALSHGDICSNSVKQRKLQSFLLTVVKSIFTEMISMDSLIIKIMNFAQHLVAADRASLFLVDSKTNQLYARIFDIHKQDSSDALDTLDHSTNKDDNDIAREIRFPVGVGIAGYVAETGETLCVTEAYNDPRFNKSIDEQTGYHTRNILCMPISIRGQVIGVVQMVNKMDGNFTKEDEESFRFFSIYCGLALHHAKLYDKIRRSEQKYKVALEVLSYHNGSSALEVETIIQEPIPLQDPLISSFTFYALNMDDMEKVRKALFMFIDLFGLERFEYETLVRFIITVKKNYRQVAYHNWAHGFHVANSIYSILKASTGVFKPLECLAMFIGAICHDLDHRGFNNKFMIDVGSPLAAIYSTSTMEHHHFNMTVNILNQENHNIFAKLNPDEYKQVLGNIKHCILATDLALFFPNKARLTNILKDDAFSWDLPDHRMIVEALVMTASDLCSSSKPWDLQLATVTVIYEEFYSQHPLQGDREKREGRVPVPIMNRKYEDQQSLHQVGFIGGICLPCYDLLVKVLPNTAPMQEQCTYNLNVWKSKAEERKNQLEAKEENPEENKEKVEESTKEE, via the exons ATGCCATCAAGCCATGGCTTGGTACCTTCAATTTGTCGTAGTCGTCCCATGCGAGGCCGAATGTCGTCAAGTTTCAGATCCGAG GTGTCCATCACCATCAGCTCGTTACAAGACAACCATGGGGCTCAGAATGATCCAATAACCACCACCGCCAGCTCCTCCAACGATGAGTACGGATCGGATCGCTTGCCCCCGTTGGCGCTTGGATTGAGCG AGCCCAATCCCTCGAGTAAGATTTCAAGATCTCGTCACTCAAATCGACTCCGATCCAAAAGTCCGGCCTCCACCGGTTACTCACTTCCCAATAAAG CCCACAATCGGTTCCACTATAATTGCTGTGATCAGGGCAAAGGCCCGTCGCAAGAGGATGTAAAGGCCAAAAGTTTGGATAACATTGCTCGAAGAAGACGAGCCCGAATTAATTATCGAACAACCACACCCGAACCCGACCCATTATCTA GAAACGCATTGATCGGGAACGGAGGCAGTGGTCCATATCGAAGAAATAGCTCAA CCATGATGCTCAGAGATCAAGTCTCGACTTATCTTAACGAGCATCCTGACTTCTTGGAGAAGTACGTCCTCAACCACGTGTCTAAAGAAACGGTAGGGGATTGGTGGTCCAAGCtgaaatccaaatccaatggGAGCAAAGGCCAACCTTTACGCCGAGTGTCAATCAACTTCTTGGAAGAAATCACCGACAAGCTCCGCACGCAGGAAGATAAAGTTACCAAAGAGAACCTTCTCTTCGAATTAACCTCAAATGTGGCCAAAGTGATTGGAGCCGAGAAGTTCCATGTGTACTGCGTGAACGAGGAAACGCAAGAACTTAGACGCTATGGGATCGACAATGACCTTAATGGCAG TGAGTCTGTGCAGAAAATTGGATCGGGGACCACAATGGCTGCCCACGTGGCCAAAACACATCAGACATTGCGAGGGACCACATCCCTGAGCGATCCTCGATTTCCACATGGGATTCAAGACTTCGACGAGGACTATCATGTTTTGGTTGTCCCTGTCAGAGACCTCGATTACGATCAATCCGTGATGGCGGTGATCGAGTTTGTCCGTGAGGCATCTGAAGCTGGGTTCGAAGCCAGTGACGAAGATATTGTGGAATCGTACTTAGCTTGGGGCAAGATCGCCTTGAGTCATGGCgatatttgttccaattccGTCAAACAGAGAAAACTTCAATCGTTCTTACTCACCGTTGTCAA GTCAATCTTCACAGAAATGATTAGTATGGATTCATTaatcatcaaaatcatgaatttCGCCCAACATTTAGTGGCCGCCGATCGAGCGTCACTGTTCCTCGTCGATTCGAAAACCAATCAACTTTACGCACGGATCTTTGATATTCACAAGCAAGACAGCAGCGATGCATTGGACACCCTTGATCATTCTACCAATAAAGACGACAATGACATTGCCAGAGAAATTAG ATTCCCCGTGGGAGTGGGGATCGCTGGTTATGTGGCAGAAACTGGAGAGACTTTATGCGTGACTGAAGCATACAACGACCCACGATTCAATAAAAGCATCGACGAGCAAACTGGCTACCACACCCGAAATATCCTTTGTATGCCCATTTCTATTCGAGGACAAGTGATTGGTGTCGTTCAGATGGTCAATAAAATGGATGGCAACTTTACAAAG GAGGATGAAGAGAGCTTTCGGTTCTTCTCGATATATTGTGGCTTAGCTCTTCATCATGCGAAATTGTACGACAAAATTCGTCGATCCGAGCAAAAATATAAAGTGGCATTGGAAGTGCTCTCCTACCATAATGGATCATCTGCACTGGAAGTCGAGACCATCATTCAGGAGCCGATTCCTTTGCAAGATCCCCTCATTTCCAG TTTCACGTTCTACGCTTTGAATATGGACGATATGGAGAAGGTTCGCAAAGCCCTTTTCATGTTCATTGATCTCTTCGGATTGGAACGTTTCGAATACGAGACCCTTGTGCGATTCATCATCACGGTCAAAAAGAACTACCGCCAAGTAGCCTACCACAATTGGGCCCATGGGTTCCACGTGGCGAACAGTATCTACAGCATACTCAAAGCTTCCACGGGGGTCTTCAAGCCACTTGAA TGCTTGGCCATGTTCATCGGAGCCATTTGTCATGATTTGGACCATCGAGGGTTCAACAACAAGTTCATGATCGATGTGGGATCACCTTTGGCGGCTATTTATTCCACCTCAACCATGGAACATCATCATTTCAATATGACCGTGAACATTCTGAACCAG GAAAATCATAacatatttgcaaaattaaaCCCTGACGAGTACAAGCAAGTTTTAGGAAACATTAAACATTGTATCCTGGCCACAGATTTGGCCTTGTTCTTCCCCAACAAGGCCAGGTTGACCAATATTCTCAAAGACGATGCGTTTTCTTGGGATCTACCAGATCACAG AATGATCGTCGAGGCACTCGTGATGACCGCCAGTGACTTGTGCTCGAGCTCCAAGCCTTGGGATCTTCAACTCGCCACGGTCACTGTGATTTACGAGGAGTTTTATAGTCAG CACCCATTACAGGGAGATCGGGAGAAACGGGAAGGTCGGGTTCCTGTCCCAATTATGAACCGAAAGTATGAGGACCAGCAATCGTTACATCAA GTTGGCTTTATCGGTGGAATTTGCTTGCCTTGCTATGACCTGTTGGTTAAAGTTTTACCTAACACGGCTCCCATGCAAGAGCAATGTACTTATAACCTCAATGTGTGGAAATCCAAGGCTGAAGAGCGAAAGAACCAACTGGAGGCCAAGGAAGAGAATCCGGAAGAAAATAAGGAAAAAGTGGAGGAATCAACGAAAGaggaatga
- the LOC131885892 gene encoding probable 3',5'-cyclic phosphodiesterase pde-5 isoform X5 produces MPSSHGLVPSICRSRPMRGRMSSSFRSEVSITISSLQDNHGAQNDPITTTASSSNDEYGSDRLPPLALGLSEPNPSSKISRSRHSNRLRSKSPASTGYSLPNKGLEAHNRFHYNCCDQGKGPSQEDVKAKSLDNIARRRRARINYRTTTPEPDPLSRNALIGNGGSGPYRRNSSTMMLRDQVSTYLNEHPDFLEKYVLNHVSKETVGDWWSKLKSKSNGSKGQPLRRVSINFLEEITDKLRTQEDKVTKENLLFELTSNVAKVIGAEKFHVYCVNEETQELRRYGIDNDLNGSESVQKIGSGTTMAAHVAKTHQTLRGTTSLSDPRFPHGIQDFDEDYHVLVVPVRDLDYDQSVMAVIEFVREASEAGFEASDEDIVESYLAWGKIALSHGDICSNSVKQRKLQSFLLTVVKSIFTEMISMDSLIIKIMNFAQHLVAADRASLFLVDSKTNQLYARIFDIHKQDSSDALDTLDHSTNKDDNDIAREIRFPVGVGIAGYVAETGETLCVTEAYNDPRFNKSIDEQTGYHTRNILCMPISIRGQVIGVVQMVNKMDGNFTKEDEESFRFFSIYCGLALHHAKLYDKIRRSEQKYKVALEVLSYHNGSSALEVETIIQEPIPLQDPLISSFTFYALNMDDMEKVRKALFMFIDLFGLERFEYETLVRFIITVKKNYRQVAYHNWAHGFHVANSIYSILKASTGVFKPLECLAMFIGAICHDLDHRGFNNKFMIDVGSPLAAIYSTSTMEHHHFNMTVNILNQENHNIFAKLNPDEYKQVLGNIKHCILATDLALFFPNKARLTNILKDDAFSWDLPDHRMLVQSLSMTGSDLCSAAKPWDAQALTAEVIYQEFYEQGDVEKSLGWRPIPLFDREHAKEVASMQVGFIGGICLPCYDLLVKVLPNTAPMQEQCTYNLNVWKSKAEERKNQLEAKEENPEENKEKVEESTKEE; encoded by the exons ATGCCATCAAGCCATGGCTTGGTACCTTCAATTTGTCGTAGTCGTCCCATGCGAGGCCGAATGTCGTCAAGTTTCAGATCCGAG GTGTCCATCACCATCAGCTCGTTACAAGACAACCATGGGGCTCAGAATGATCCAATAACCACCACCGCCAGCTCCTCCAACGATGAGTACGGATCGGATCGCTTGCCCCCGTTGGCGCTTGGATTGAGCG AGCCCAATCCCTCGAGTAAGATTTCAAGATCTCGTCACTCAAATCGACTCCGATCCAAAAGTCCGGCCTCCACCGGTTACTCACTTCCCAATAAAGGTTTGGAAG CCCACAATCGGTTCCACTATAATTGCTGTGATCAGGGCAAAGGCCCGTCGCAAGAGGATGTAAAGGCCAAAAGTTTGGATAACATTGCTCGAAGAAGACGAGCCCGAATTAATTATCGAACAACCACACCCGAACCCGACCCATTATCTA GAAACGCATTGATCGGGAACGGAGGCAGTGGTCCATATCGAAGAAATAGCTCAA CCATGATGCTCAGAGATCAAGTCTCGACTTATCTTAACGAGCATCCTGACTTCTTGGAGAAGTACGTCCTCAACCACGTGTCTAAAGAAACGGTAGGGGATTGGTGGTCCAAGCtgaaatccaaatccaatggGAGCAAAGGCCAACCTTTACGCCGAGTGTCAATCAACTTCTTGGAAGAAATCACCGACAAGCTCCGCACGCAGGAAGATAAAGTTACCAAAGAGAACCTTCTCTTCGAATTAACCTCAAATGTGGCCAAAGTGATTGGAGCCGAGAAGTTCCATGTGTACTGCGTGAACGAGGAAACGCAAGAACTTAGACGCTATGGGATCGACAATGACCTTAATGGCAG TGAGTCTGTGCAGAAAATTGGATCGGGGACCACAATGGCTGCCCACGTGGCCAAAACACATCAGACATTGCGAGGGACCACATCCCTGAGCGATCCTCGATTTCCACATGGGATTCAAGACTTCGACGAGGACTATCATGTTTTGGTTGTCCCTGTCAGAGACCTCGATTACGATCAATCCGTGATGGCGGTGATCGAGTTTGTCCGTGAGGCATCTGAAGCTGGGTTCGAAGCCAGTGACGAAGATATTGTGGAATCGTACTTAGCTTGGGGCAAGATCGCCTTGAGTCATGGCgatatttgttccaattccGTCAAACAGAGAAAACTTCAATCGTTCTTACTCACCGTTGTCAA GTCAATCTTCACAGAAATGATTAGTATGGATTCATTaatcatcaaaatcatgaatttCGCCCAACATTTAGTGGCCGCCGATCGAGCGTCACTGTTCCTCGTCGATTCGAAAACCAATCAACTTTACGCACGGATCTTTGATATTCACAAGCAAGACAGCAGCGATGCATTGGACACCCTTGATCATTCTACCAATAAAGACGACAATGACATTGCCAGAGAAATTAG ATTCCCCGTGGGAGTGGGGATCGCTGGTTATGTGGCAGAAACTGGAGAGACTTTATGCGTGACTGAAGCATACAACGACCCACGATTCAATAAAAGCATCGACGAGCAAACTGGCTACCACACCCGAAATATCCTTTGTATGCCCATTTCTATTCGAGGACAAGTGATTGGTGTCGTTCAGATGGTCAATAAAATGGATGGCAACTTTACAAAG GAGGATGAAGAGAGCTTTCGGTTCTTCTCGATATATTGTGGCTTAGCTCTTCATCATGCGAAATTGTACGACAAAATTCGTCGATCCGAGCAAAAATATAAAGTGGCATTGGAAGTGCTCTCCTACCATAATGGATCATCTGCACTGGAAGTCGAGACCATCATTCAGGAGCCGATTCCTTTGCAAGATCCCCTCATTTCCAG TTTCACGTTCTACGCTTTGAATATGGACGATATGGAGAAGGTTCGCAAAGCCCTTTTCATGTTCATTGATCTCTTCGGATTGGAACGTTTCGAATACGAGACCCTTGTGCGATTCATCATCACGGTCAAAAAGAACTACCGCCAAGTAGCCTACCACAATTGGGCCCATGGGTTCCACGTGGCGAACAGTATCTACAGCATACTCAAAGCTTCCACGGGGGTCTTCAAGCCACTTGAA TGCTTGGCCATGTTCATCGGAGCCATTTGTCATGATTTGGACCATCGAGGGTTCAACAACAAGTTCATGATCGATGTGGGATCACCTTTGGCGGCTATTTATTCCACCTCAACCATGGAACATCATCATTTCAATATGACCGTGAACATTCTGAACCAG GAAAATCATAacatatttgcaaaattaaaCCCTGACGAGTACAAGCAAGTTTTAGGAAACATTAAACATTGTATCCTGGCCACAGATTTGGCCTTGTTCTTCCCCAACAAGGCCAGGTTGACCAATATTCTCAAAGACGATGCGTTTTCTTGGGATCTACCAGATCACAG GATGCTTGTACAAAGTCTCTCTATGACTGGCAGCGACCTCTGTTCAGCCGCCAAACCTTGGGATGCCCAAGCATTGACAGCGGAGGTCATTTACCAGGAGTTCTACGAGCAA GGTGACGTTGAAAAGAGTTTGGGTTGGAGACCGATTCCTTTGTTCGACAGAGAACACGCGAAAGAAGTGGCCTCGATGCAG GTTGGCTTTATCGGTGGAATTTGCTTGCCTTGCTATGACCTGTTGGTTAAAGTTTTACCTAACACGGCTCCCATGCAAGAGCAATGTACTTATAACCTCAATGTGTGGAAATCCAAGGCTGAAGAGCGAAAGAACCAACTGGAGGCCAAGGAAGAGAATCCGGAAGAAAATAAGGAAAAAGTGGAGGAATCAACGAAAGaggaatga